In Alosa alosa isolate M-15738 ecotype Scorff River chromosome 19, AALO_Geno_1.1, whole genome shotgun sequence, a genomic segment contains:
- the susd4 gene encoding sushi domain-containing protein 4 → MYHHVSMLKESFLFRCNLPRIQFCLFAAILLHEVLTASDVTVVGQQICGDPGFLEHGSRTPSSGVFFVNAVARYRCMDGFRLKGPAKVVCVRFNNGSVGWRPSHRPVCLQEDCLPPYIEDANVSNHTYRPGDILSVSCHEGFQIRYPDMDNMVSICQDDGTWDNQPTCQGCLRPLINPHSYMNLSETQFSVPVGTVVQYHCFPGYKLEGAEMMECMYNLIWSSTPPRCLDVEVCPLPPMLEHGDYMCHPQPCDRYIHGTVVEFYCDPGYSLANDYKYITCQYGEWFPHLHVHCIKTEPTWPGFQDSLLTKWRVGAFTASGVLLALLLVMIVKVTQFQCKPQWSLRDQDQDLRDQNIVVVDGVPVLLPTYEEAVGSAALPPQRIAPPVSLEDILQAEEPQPPEYPGHSETPSRAPIDTSECETYESFSDNSECVQSTQASSSNAGGMNNPSERTNMVSSIEETASTSPSVDIADEIPLVEDGTDES, encoded by the exons ATGTATCATCATGTCAGTATGCTAAAAGAATCATTTTTATTTCGATGCAACCTTCCCCGAATACAGTTTTGTTTGTTCGCAGCTATTCTTCTACATGAAGTGTTGACAGCTTCAGACGTAACCGTAGTAG gtcAACAAATCTGTGGGGACCCTGGCTTCCTTGAGCATGGCAGCCGGACACCAAGCTCAGGTGTATTCTTTGTTAATGCAGTGGCCAGATACCGCTGTATGGACGGGTTCAGACTCAAGGGACCAGCTAAGGTTGTTTGCGTCCGATTCAATAATGGATCAGTTGGCTGGAGACCGAGCCACAGACCAGTGTGTCTACAAGAAG ATTGTCTTCCTCCCTATATAGAAGATGCAAATGTGTCCAATCACACCTACAGACCTGGAGATATCCTAAGTGTTAGCTGCCATGAGGGCTTTCAGATTCGCTACCCTGATATGGACAACATGGTTTCTATCTGTCAGGATGATGGGACGTGGGATAATCAACCTACTTGTCAAG GCTGCTTGCGTCCACTGATCAACCCACATAGCTACATGAACCTGTCagaaacacagttttctgttcCAGTTGGAACTGTGGTGCAATACCACTGTTTCCCTGGTTACAAACTAGAGGGTGCAGAGATGATGGAATGCATGTATAACCTTATCTGGTCGAGTACACCACCCAGATGCCTTGACGTGGAGG TGTGTCCCCTGCCCCCAATGTTAGAGCACGGAGATTACATGTGTCACCCACAACCTTGTGATCGGTACATCCATGGGACAGTGGTAGAGTTCTACTGTGACCCTGGCTACTCCCTGGCAAATGATTACAAGTACATAACTTGTCAATATGGGGAGTGGTTTCCTCACCTGCACGTCCATTGCATTAAAACAG AACCCACCTGGCCTGGTTTTCAGGACAGCCTCCTGACCAAGTGGCGAGTGGGGGCGTTCACTGCCTCTGGTGTTCTGCTGGCTTTGCTCCTGGTCATGATAGTAAAGGTGACGCAGTTCCAGTGCAAGCCTCAGTGGAGCTTACG GGATCAAGACCAGGATCTCAGAGACCAGAACATTGTTGTAGTGGATGGTGTCCCAGTGCTGCTTCCTACCTATGAGGAAGCAGTGGGTAGCGCAGCCCTTCCTCCCCAGAGGATTGCACCTCCAGTCAGCCTAGAGGACATACTGCAGGCGGAGGAGCCACAGCCTCCTGAGTACCCAGGACACAGCGAGACTCCGAGCAGAGCTCCCATAGACACCAGTGAATGTGAGACCTATGAGAGCTTTTCAGACAACTCAGAATGTGTCCAGAGCACCCAGGCGTCATCTTCCAATGCAGGTGGAATGAATAACCCCTCAGAGAGAACCAACATGGTCTCCTCCATAGAGGAGACAGCCTCCACTAGCCCCAGCGTCGATATTGCGGATG AAATTCCTCTGGTAGAAGATGGAACCGATGAGAGCTGA